A region from the Bradyrhizobium erythrophlei genome encodes:
- a CDS encoding multicopper oxidase family protein, protein MRFGQTTLIDHGIRPRNGAKPALVPPFAISRRDLLGGVGGLLATAMLSAKARAAAPAAKRLTAGTRVLEVNGRAARVFGLTGPEGRPGLRLSPGERFRVELANETGARTLVHWHGQLPPWKQDGFPWPQTPPIANGTMESYDYAPIPGTYWMHSHHAMQEQSLLTAPLIVEDETTQREDRQDIVLMLHDFTFRTPAEVLAGLTGTSVADARAQAQRTEGGGNMPAMAMPAGQGTIGMAMAGMKMSKVPAGAMKAVNMGSGMDKKGSGMTGMDLNDVQYDAFLANDRTLADPEIVRVDRGGRVRLRIINGASSSQFWIDLGDLTGYVVATDGHAVQPASGKRFPIAIAQRLDILIDLPAEGTFPILARLEGSARQTGIILATAGARIFRIADGTGMAPPVDNSLEARLAAAQPLALRPADIVHTITLGGAMKPYVWSMNGEVWPRITPLMLNQGQRVEIELVNASMMAHPIHLHGHVFQVTAINGQALQGAVRDTVLVSAGGRVRIAFDADNPGRWAFHCHNLYHTETGMMTEFRYQGIAA, encoded by the coding sequence ATGAGATTCGGTCAGACAACTCTAATTGATCACGGAATTCGCCCGCGCAATGGCGCCAAGCCCGCGCTGGTTCCACCGTTTGCCATCTCCCGCCGCGACCTTCTTGGCGGTGTCGGCGGCTTGCTCGCTACCGCCATGTTATCCGCCAAAGCGCGCGCCGCCGCTCCCGCGGCCAAGCGGCTGACAGCCGGAACCCGGGTGCTGGAGGTGAACGGGCGGGCGGCGCGGGTCTTTGGGCTTACCGGACCTGAGGGGCGGCCCGGCCTGCGCCTCAGCCCTGGCGAGCGCTTCCGGGTCGAGCTTGCCAACGAGACGGGCGCACGCACCCTCGTTCATTGGCACGGTCAGTTGCCGCCCTGGAAGCAGGATGGGTTCCCCTGGCCGCAGACGCCGCCGATCGCGAACGGCACCATGGAGAGCTACGACTACGCGCCGATTCCCGGCACCTACTGGATGCATTCGCATCACGCCATGCAGGAACAAAGTCTTTTGACCGCGCCGCTCATCGTCGAGGATGAGACAACGCAGCGCGAGGATCGGCAGGACATTGTTCTCATGCTGCACGACTTCACCTTTCGCACGCCCGCAGAGGTGCTCGCCGGCCTGACCGGCACCAGCGTCGCCGATGCGCGCGCCCAGGCCCAGAGAACGGAGGGCGGCGGAAATATGCCGGCGATGGCCATGCCGGCCGGCCAGGGCACCATCGGCATGGCGATGGCGGGGATGAAGATGTCGAAGGTGCCGGCTGGCGCAATGAAAGCCGTGAACATGGGCTCGGGCATGGACAAGAAGGGCAGCGGAATGACCGGAATGGATCTGAACGACGTTCAGTACGATGCTTTCCTCGCCAACGACCGAACCCTCGCCGATCCCGAGATCGTTCGCGTCGACCGCGGCGGCCGGGTCCGCTTGCGCATCATCAACGGCGCGTCATCGAGCCAGTTCTGGATCGATCTCGGCGACCTGACCGGCTACGTCGTGGCAACCGACGGCCATGCGGTGCAGCCGGCCTCAGGAAAACGCTTCCCGATCGCGATCGCGCAGCGGCTCGATATCCTGATCGATCTGCCGGCCGAAGGGACCTTCCCCATTCTGGCACGCCTGGAGGGCTCGGCACGACAGACCGGAATCATCCTCGCCACGGCAGGCGCGCGCATTTTCCGGATCGCGGACGGCACCGGAATGGCGCCGCCGGTCGACAATTCGCTGGAAGCCCGGCTGGCCGCCGCGCAACCGTTGGCATTGCGGCCTGCTGATATCGTCCACACCATTACCCTCGGCGGGGCCATGAAGCCCTATGTCTGGTCGATGAACGGCGAGGTCTGGCCGCGCATCACGCCGCTGATGCTGAACCAGGGTCAGCGCGTCGAGATCGAGTTGGTCAACGCCTCGATGATGGCGCATCCGATCCATCTTCACGGCCACGTGTTTCAGGTGACGGCGATCAATGGCCAGGCGTTGCAGGGCGCTGTCCGCGACACCGTGCTGGTGTCGGCGGGCGGCCGGGTTCGCATCGCCTTCGACGCCGACAATCCGGGCCGGTGGGCGTTCCACTGTCACAACCTCTACCATACGGAAACGGGGATGATGACCGAGTTCAGATATCAGGGGATCGCCGCCTGA
- a CDS encoding cupin domain-containing protein gives MNPARPIDTLSGLAPLLRVRPRLQQLCRFGSQWAADHPPEPDRWAPFHFLVKGSCVIELRDRGRMVKLSAGDIAVLPHGSPHAVRGPTTPAGARGPFGIRKRPLGAIELETNVEGDGETELICGRLCFEAAGENLVLAALPEIIVMSTGDGDTGGARLRMLMSAIHEELQGVHAGAEAIATDLASALFVMVVRIQLGRDGRSGCLSGTLAHPQIGRTVAAMLDDPARDWTLDELAACAHASRASFVRMFRKSAQQSPLAFLAGLRLELAQRKLSATSLPVAKIADEVGYKSESAFSRAFHRHFGMRPGEVREAVSRTAPAMIREAAD, from the coding sequence GTGAACCCTGCGCGCCCCATCGACACCTTGAGCGGGCTGGCGCCGTTGCTGCGCGTGCGGCCGCGATTGCAGCAGCTATGCCGCTTCGGCTCACAATGGGCCGCGGACCACCCGCCGGAACCCGACCGGTGGGCGCCGTTTCACTTTCTCGTCAAAGGCAGTTGCGTCATCGAGCTGCGCGACCGAGGGCGGATGGTCAAGCTCTCGGCAGGCGACATCGCGGTGTTGCCGCATGGCAGTCCGCATGCGGTGCGCGGGCCGACGACGCCCGCCGGGGCGCGCGGGCCGTTCGGCATTCGCAAGCGCCCGCTTGGCGCCATCGAACTGGAAACCAATGTCGAGGGCGATGGCGAGACCGAGTTGATATGCGGCCGGCTGTGCTTTGAGGCGGCGGGCGAAAATCTGGTGCTCGCGGCGCTCCCCGAGATCATCGTGATGTCGACGGGCGACGGCGATACCGGCGGCGCGCGCCTGCGCATGCTGATGTCGGCGATCCACGAGGAACTGCAGGGCGTCCACGCCGGCGCCGAGGCGATTGCCACCGACCTTGCGAGCGCGCTGTTCGTCATGGTGGTGCGGATCCAGCTTGGCCGCGACGGCCGCAGCGGCTGCCTGTCGGGAACGCTGGCGCACCCGCAGATCGGCCGCACGGTGGCCGCCATGCTCGACGACCCGGCCCGGGACTGGACGCTGGACGAACTCGCCGCGTGCGCGCATGCCTCGCGCGCCAGCTTCGTGCGGATGTTCCGCAAAAGCGCGCAACAGTCGCCACTGGCGTTCCTCGCCGGTCTCAGGCTCGAGCTTGCCCAGCGCAAATTGTCCGCCACGTCCTTGCCGGTCGCCAAAATCGCTGATGAGGTCGGCTACAAGTCCGAGAGCGCCTTCAGCCGTGCGTTTCACCGCCACTTCGGCATGCGGCCCGGCGAAGTCCGCGAGGCGGTTTCACGAACGGCTCCCGCCATGATCCGCGAGGCGGCGGATTAG
- a CDS encoding response regulator transcription factor produces MSNLASSPVFVERLRVAIHAKDAPRRASLGKVVVEAGHVVVGVDDAADVVLVDGDSPPGETRPVVTLGGADDDMPGVLSADADAGQIDAAIRAVAAGLIVRLPGAREREGGFGAMRESLGHALLTPREIEVLAALAEGMTNKAIARRLDISLHTVKFHVESLFRKLGARTRTEAVAKASERRRHETITL; encoded by the coding sequence ATGAGCAATCTGGCAAGCAGCCCGGTATTCGTGGAGCGGCTCCGCGTCGCCATCCACGCAAAGGATGCGCCGCGCCGTGCCAGCCTGGGCAAAGTGGTCGTCGAGGCCGGACATGTCGTCGTCGGCGTGGATGACGCCGCCGACGTGGTGCTGGTCGACGGCGACAGTCCGCCCGGCGAAACCCGGCCTGTCGTCACGCTCGGCGGTGCCGATGATGACATGCCCGGCGTGCTGTCGGCCGATGCCGACGCAGGCCAGATCGATGCGGCGATCCGCGCGGTTGCAGCCGGCCTGATCGTCCGCCTGCCGGGCGCACGGGAACGGGAAGGCGGCTTCGGCGCGATGCGCGAGAGCCTCGGTCACGCCCTGCTGACGCCGCGCGAGATCGAGGTGCTGGCGGCGCTCGCCGAAGGCATGACCAACAAGGCGATTGCGCGCCGGCTCGACATCTCGCTGCACACCGTGAAATTCCACGTCGAATCGCTGTTCCGGAAATTGGGCGCGCGGACCCGCACCGAAGCCGTGGCGAAAGCTTCCGAGCGCCGCCGCCATGAGACGATCACGCTCTAA
- a CDS encoding S1C family serine protease, which yields MPDQPDLLAQFSNALATRAEAGKNAVVAIRLAHERHLTGLLWHSGVVVASEQSLPRKEEFELVAPGGAVVSAKIAGRDPSTNIAILRPAATIAAPSIVAGEARTGAVVLVIGADGTGGASARLGLVNLAGSEWHSSRGGLIDRRIVLDARLARREEGGPVFDATGGTLGMSTFGPRGQVIAIPTATIERVVPQLLKDGHIARGWLGVALQPVAVPDALRETADQSSGLMVMSVVEGGPAAQAGILAGDIILSVDGTSAHRLRRIARHFGADSIGRKVELRLIRGGAVIAVQTTIAERHAA from the coding sequence ATGCCCGATCAACCAGACTTGCTGGCCCAGTTCTCGAACGCGCTCGCCACGCGCGCGGAAGCCGGCAAGAACGCCGTCGTCGCGATCCGCCTGGCGCATGAGCGGCATCTCACGGGCTTGTTGTGGCATTCCGGGGTTGTCGTCGCCTCCGAGCAGTCGCTGCCGCGCAAGGAAGAATTCGAACTGGTCGCGCCCGGTGGCGCGGTGGTTTCGGCGAAGATCGCCGGCCGCGATCCCTCCACCAATATTGCGATCCTGCGGCCGGCGGCCACGATCGCAGCACCTTCGATTGTTGCGGGCGAGGCGCGTACCGGCGCAGTTGTGCTCGTGATCGGCGCCGACGGAACGGGTGGCGCCAGCGCGCGGCTGGGGCTCGTCAACCTCGCCGGTTCCGAATGGCACTCAAGCCGCGGCGGTCTCATCGACCGGCGCATCGTGCTCGATGCGAGGTTGGCTCGGCGCGAGGAGGGCGGGCCGGTTTTCGACGCCACCGGCGGCACTCTCGGCATGTCGACCTTCGGGCCGCGCGGCCAGGTCATCGCCATTCCGACCGCAACCATCGAACGCGTCGTGCCGCAGCTACTGAAGGACGGCCACATCGCGCGTGGCTGGCTCGGTGTCGCGTTACAGCCCGTCGCGGTGCCGGATGCGTTGCGCGAGACCGCCGACCAGTCAAGCGGCCTGATGGTGATGTCGGTGGTCGAGGGCGGCCCGGCGGCGCAGGCGGGAATTCTGGCGGGCGACATCATCCTCAGCGTCGACGGGACCTCGGCGCATCGCCTGCGAAGAATCGCCCGGCATTTCGGCGCCGACAGCATCGGGCGCAAGGTCGAGCTTCGCCTGATCAGGGGCGGCGCGGTGATCGCGGTTCAGACCACCATCGCTGAAAGGCACGCCGCATGA
- a CDS encoding VOC family protein encodes MTRSSFLLGAIAALAISSQPASADSIPGLRGHDHTGITVPDVKAATAFFTDVIGCSHAMSFGPFSDDKGTFMQDVVNVNPRAVIDEISMVRCGYGSNIELFQYEAPDQAKTLPKNSDIGGHHIALYVDDIDKAAAYLKEKDVKTLQGPIPIKEGPAAGQSILYFFTPWGQQMELISYPRGMAYEKDAKTLLWMTTEPMK; translated from the coding sequence ATGACAAGATCCAGTTTCCTGCTCGGCGCTATCGCCGCGCTGGCGATATCGTCCCAGCCGGCCTCGGCGGATTCGATTCCGGGCCTGCGCGGCCACGATCATACCGGCATCACCGTGCCGGATGTGAAGGCGGCCACCGCCTTCTTCACCGACGTGATCGGCTGTTCGCATGCGATGTCGTTCGGGCCGTTCTCGGATGACAAGGGAACGTTCATGCAGGACGTCGTCAACGTCAATCCGCGGGCCGTCATCGACGAGATCAGCATGGTCCGCTGCGGCTACGGCTCCAACATCGAGCTGTTTCAGTACGAGGCGCCCGACCAGGCCAAGACCTTGCCGAAGAACAGCGATATCGGCGGCCACCATATCGCGCTGTATGTCGACGACATCGACAAGGCAGCGGCTTACCTGAAGGAAAAGGACGTCAAGACGTTGCAAGGGCCGATCCCGATCAAGGAAGGCCCTGCGGCCGGCCAGTCTATCCTCTATTTCTTTACCCCCTGGGGGCAGCAGATGGAGCTGATCAGCTATCCCAGGGGCATGGCTTACGAGAAGGATGCGAAGACGCTGCTCTGGATGACGACGGAGCCGATGAAGTAG
- a CDS encoding SDR family oxidoreductase, whose amino-acid sequence MTETIKGSVVFITGATGAIAQALISALTARGAAKIYAAARDISALAASPHLVPIKMDVTSDEDVAKAAAAATDVTLLINNAGVNHNTSFLTAPGLAMAYEEIEANYLAPLRVTRAFAPALTANHGAVLNMLTILARVNLPFMGSYCASKAAALSLTQGLRGELAPQGVRVAAALPGAVDTRMTEMLTIPKMTTADAAAEILDGFEAGEEEIYVGDMARGIAQGLAHDAKAVERQLASPG is encoded by the coding sequence ATGACCGAGACTATCAAGGGTTCTGTCGTCTTCATCACCGGGGCTACCGGCGCGATCGCCCAGGCGCTCATCTCGGCGCTGACGGCCCGCGGCGCCGCCAAGATCTACGCCGCCGCGCGGGATATTTCCGCGCTTGCTGCATCCCCGCATCTGGTGCCGATCAAGATGGACGTCACCAGCGACGAGGACGTCGCCAAAGCCGCGGCGGCGGCGACCGACGTCACGCTCCTGATCAACAATGCCGGCGTCAACCACAACACCAGCTTCCTGACAGCGCCTGGCCTCGCGATGGCCTATGAGGAAATCGAAGCCAATTATCTTGCGCCGCTGCGCGTGACGCGGGCCTTCGCGCCGGCGCTGACCGCCAATCACGGCGCCGTCCTCAACATGCTGACAATCCTGGCGCGGGTGAACCTGCCGTTCATGGGGTCCTATTGCGCGTCGAAGGCGGCCGCACTCAGCCTGACGCAAGGGCTGCGCGGCGAACTCGCGCCGCAGGGCGTCCGGGTCGCCGCGGCGCTGCCCGGCGCGGTCGACACGCGGATGACCGAGATGCTGACGATTCCGAAAATGACGACGGCCGATGCCGCGGCGGAAATCCTCGACGGTTTCGAGGCGGGCGAGGAAGAAATCTATGTCGGCGACATGGCCCGCGGCATCGCGCAAGGTCTCGCCCATGATGCGAAGGCGGTCGAACGTCAACTAGCGTCGCCGGGCTGA
- a CDS encoding ATP-binding cassette domain-containing protein codes for MTEILLRTGNLSFAYPERVGLFRRPVLREVVKRVDLAVPRGSVLGLVGESGSGKTTLGRLLVRLLQPTSGGIQFDGVEISRLNETEMRPLRARIQMIFQDPQSSLNPRLRLGVTLTRPLSVYGRLKGRRDRRERAAALLDLVGLPAGFADRYPHELSGGQRQRAGIARALALQPDFIVADEIVSGLDVSTQAHILLLLRELRARLGLTMVFISHDLSVVRVLCDDVAILQAGEVVEYGPVARIFNSPQHPYTRQLLSAIPLPDVEPGWLDDASPIVTPYSQGSAA; via the coding sequence ATGACCGAGATTCTGCTCCGGACCGGCAACTTGAGCTTTGCGTATCCGGAGCGCGTCGGGCTGTTCCGCCGGCCGGTGCTGCGCGAGGTGGTCAAGCGGGTCGACCTCGCGGTGCCGCGCGGCTCCGTGCTCGGCCTCGTGGGCGAGTCCGGTTCCGGCAAGACCACGCTCGGCCGGCTGCTGGTGCGGCTGTTGCAGCCCACCTCCGGCGGCATCCAGTTCGACGGCGTCGAAATCAGCCGTCTCAACGAGACCGAGATGCGGCCGCTGCGCGCCCGCATCCAGATGATTTTCCAGGACCCGCAGTCGTCGTTGAATCCGCGGCTGCGGCTGGGTGTGACGCTGACGCGTCCGCTTAGCGTGTACGGACGCTTGAAGGGACGGCGGGACCGGCGCGAGCGCGCCGCCGCGCTGCTCGATCTCGTCGGCCTCCCGGCCGGCTTTGCCGACCGCTATCCGCACGAGCTTTCGGGAGGCCAGCGCCAGCGGGCGGGGATCGCACGCGCACTGGCGCTGCAGCCGGACTTCATCGTCGCCGACGAGATCGTGTCCGGGCTCGACGTCTCGACGCAAGCGCATATCCTGCTGCTGCTGCGCGAGCTGCGCGCCAGGCTCGGTCTCACCATGGTGTTCATCAGCCACGATCTGTCGGTCGTGCGCGTGCTCTGCGACGACGTCGCGATCCTGCAAGCCGGCGAAGTCGTCGAATACGGCCCGGTCGCCCGGATCTTCAACTCCCCGCAGCATCCCTACACGCGGCAGCTTCTGTCCGCGATTCCGTTGCCTGACGTCGAGCCGGGCTGGCTGGACGATGCCAGCCCGATTGTCACCCCCTACAGCCAAGGATCAGCCGCATGA
- a CDS encoding ABC transporter ATP-binding protein, translating into MTAVLSVQGLHVAIGEGSGSANVLRGVSLELEPGEVRGLVGESGAGKSMLGRAVLGLLPANAIIAAGKISFEGRDLVAMPEPERRSLLGRRIALIPQDPMTSLNPVKRVGGQIAILLRHHLALSKRDALARAVDLLAEVAIREPRRVLELYPHELSGGMRQRVLIAMAFACDPSLVIADEPTTALDVTVQRQVLQLVERLRQRHGAAVLFVTHDLGVVAKICRTMTVLHAGRVLEEGETADVLTRPRHPYTRALLAATPRADRPAEALRPVPPALIDSLWAEAHRLDRLTATAPS; encoded by the coding sequence ATGACAGCAGTGCTTTCCGTCCAGGGCCTGCACGTCGCGATCGGCGAGGGATCAGGTTCGGCCAATGTGCTGCGTGGCGTCAGCCTCGAGCTCGAGCCCGGCGAAGTCCGCGGACTGGTCGGCGAATCCGGCGCCGGCAAGTCGATGCTGGGACGTGCTGTGCTCGGGCTGTTGCCCGCCAACGCCATCATCGCGGCCGGGAAGATCTCCTTCGAAGGACGCGACCTCGTCGCGATGCCCGAGCCGGAGCGGCGCAGCCTGCTCGGCCGCCGCATCGCGCTGATTCCGCAGGACCCGATGACCTCGCTCAATCCGGTCAAGCGCGTCGGCGGGCAGATCGCGATCCTGCTGCGGCACCACCTTGCGCTGTCCAAGCGCGACGCGCTGGCGCGCGCGGTTGATCTGCTCGCCGAGGTCGCGATCCGCGAGCCGCGGCGGGTGCTGGAACTCTATCCGCATGAGCTCTCCGGCGGGATGCGCCAGCGCGTGCTCATCGCAATGGCGTTCGCCTGCGATCCGAGCCTCGTGATCGCGGACGAGCCGACCACCGCGCTCGATGTCACGGTGCAGCGCCAGGTGCTGCAGCTGGTGGAACGCCTGCGGCAGCGCCATGGTGCGGCGGTCTTGTTCGTCACCCACGACCTCGGCGTGGTCGCCAAGATCTGCCGCACCATGACCGTGCTGCATGCGGGGCGTGTGCTCGAGGAGGGAGAGACCGCCGATGTGCTGACGCGGCCGCGCCATCCCTATACGCGCGCGCTGCTGGCGGCGACGCCGCGCGCCGACCGGCCGGCCGAGGCGCTGCGTCCGGTGCCGCCCGCCCTGATCGATAGCCTGTGGGCCGAAGCTCATCGCCTCGACCGGCTGACCGCGACGGCGCCGTCATGA
- a CDS encoding ABC transporter permease has protein sequence MADLALDVHPTRSSRWIEGIRRGGARLWLGAALVGLLVLVALLAPLLAPHDPIEQDLMSAQLPPAWFSGGDPAYWLGTDSLGRCVLSRLIYSARTAVAVALIAASLAAAIGIAFGLIAGSFGGWVDQATSRLIDVWMAFPPVLLSIVLAAVIGAGLTSVIAAIVVVDWTRFARVVRAETMVQLQRDYAAAARAIGLSRGRILRLEILPNLVPLLVTLLAVEMGIAILVEVILSFVGISVAGDTPTWGGMIAEGRQIVYQAPWIMALPIGCIILSLIGFNLLGDGLRKTLDPVQRR, from the coding sequence ATGGCTGACCTTGCCCTCGATGTTCACCCCACCCGTTCGTCGCGATGGATCGAAGGAATCAGGCGGGGCGGTGCGCGGCTCTGGCTCGGCGCGGCGCTGGTGGGTTTGCTCGTGCTGGTCGCGCTGCTGGCGCCGCTGCTCGCACCGCACGACCCGATCGAACAGGATCTGATGTCGGCGCAATTGCCGCCGGCATGGTTTTCAGGCGGCGATCCCGCCTATTGGCTCGGCACCGACAGCCTCGGCCGCTGCGTGCTGTCGCGATTGATCTACTCGGCGCGGACTGCCGTCGCCGTGGCGCTGATCGCGGCGTCGCTGGCGGCGGCGATCGGCATCGCCTTCGGCCTGATCGCCGGCAGTTTCGGCGGCTGGGTCGATCAGGCAACCTCGCGCCTGATCGATGTCTGGATGGCGTTTCCGCCGGTGTTGCTGTCGATCGTGCTGGCGGCGGTGATCGGCGCGGGACTGACCTCGGTGATCGCCGCCATCGTCGTCGTCGACTGGACCCGTTTTGCACGCGTGGTCCGCGCCGAAACCATGGTGCAGTTGCAGCGCGACTATGCCGCCGCCGCGCGCGCCATTGGGCTGAGCCGCGGCCGGATCCTGCGGCTGGAGATTCTGCCCAACCTGGTTCCGCTGCTGGTCACGCTGCTGGCGGTCGAGATGGGTATCGCGATCCTGGTCGAAGTGATCCTGTCGTTTGTCGGCATATCGGTGGCCGGTGACACCCCGACCTGGGGCGGCATGATCGCCGAGGGACGCCAGATCGTCTATCAGGCGCCCTGGATCATGGCGCTGCCGATCGGCTGCATCATCCTCAGCCTGATCGGGTTCAACCTGCTCGGCGACGGCCTGCGCAAGACGCTCGATCCGGTGCAGCGCCGATGA
- a CDS encoding ABC transporter permease: MRWGEIIRRLVLIPPTLFGVAVIVFVLLRIVPGDPIAMMIPPGATPADIDRLRAFYGLDQPLLQQFVTWLGQALSGDFGRSISLHQRVFGLVLARLPATLELALLATLIAVALGLTAALIGIQLRGRRAEWAVDGGIGVLLAIPDFLWALILLLLFGVLIPLLPISGRIDPEIDVSFHSNFYLIESLVGGRFDVAAALLHHMILPALALALPFAALVARILKTSLAEAEDQDYAQIARARGFSRPEILLREVLPNALIPAVALGGVQVTLLLGGTVLVERIFSYEGIGNMAIDAVINRDFPLIQGLILTFAALFIALNLAVDLVVTLLDPRLRHG, encoded by the coding sequence ATGCGCTGGGGCGAGATCATCAGGCGACTCGTCCTCATACCGCCGACACTTTTCGGCGTGGCGGTGATCGTCTTCGTGCTGCTGCGCATCGTGCCCGGCGATCCCATCGCCATGATGATTCCGCCGGGTGCGACGCCTGCCGACATCGACCGGCTGCGGGCGTTCTACGGGCTCGACCAGCCTCTCCTGCAGCAGTTCGTCACCTGGCTCGGCCAGGCGCTGAGCGGCGATTTCGGCCGTTCGATCAGCCTGCACCAGCGCGTCTTCGGACTGGTGCTGGCGCGATTGCCGGCGACCCTCGAACTGGCGCTGCTGGCGACGCTGATCGCGGTCGCGTTGGGGCTGACCGCCGCGCTGATCGGCATCCAGCTTCGCGGAAGGCGGGCGGAATGGGCGGTCGATGGCGGCATCGGCGTCCTCTTGGCCATACCGGATTTTCTCTGGGCCCTCATCCTGCTGCTGCTGTTCGGGGTGCTGATCCCTTTATTGCCGATCTCCGGGCGCATTGATCCCGAGATCGACGTCAGCTTTCACAGCAATTTCTACCTGATCGAGAGCCTCGTTGGCGGGCGCTTCGACGTCGCGGCCGCGCTGTTGCATCACATGATCCTGCCGGCGCTGGCGCTGGCCCTGCCGTTCGCGGCGCTGGTGGCGCGGATCCTGAAAACTTCGCTGGCCGAGGCTGAGGATCAGGATTACGCGCAGATCGCCCGCGCCCGCGGCTTTTCGCGGCCCGAAATCCTGCTGCGTGAGGTGCTTCCCAACGCCCTGATACCCGCCGTCGCGCTCGGCGGCGTCCAGGTCACGCTGCTGCTCGGCGGCACCGTGCTGGTCGAACGCATTTTCTCCTATGAAGGCATCGGCAACATGGCGATCGACGCGGTGATCAATCGCGATTTCCCGCTGATCCAGGGCCTGATCCTGACCTTCGCGGCCTTGTTCATCGCGCTCAATCTCGCCGTTGACCTTGTGGTCACGCTGCTAGATCCGAGGTTGCGCCATGGCTGA
- a CDS encoding ABC transporter substrate-binding protein encodes MVSSGLSRRSVLQLAGAAALPLSTGMLGGPAQAAPAGTLTIAYNVNLPSFDPTVGLSAVNPTIQSIYQTIFDPYIGQAPDLSFKPGLLTKWGWNADRTKITLDLRKGATWHDGSPVTPEDVVWSLQRAADPKGGNPIQFVWSKVGNYKIDGNTITGDVIEFEPTLFKWMAFLTGYILPKAYFEKVGAEGFEKAPIGSGPYKVDAFERNAFLRLKAHPGYWGPKPAFDTVVFKFVTDPTSRVAELESGGSDVTFEIPYEEFDRLKAKPGLVGVTKPVSDIAMIFITDIDPMLDSNVRLAANHAIDKKAIVERLLKGYGVPISTLEAPGYAAFDPSIKVAYDPGLAKSLLAKSGFSPEKPVKFTIQTTRGFKPKDYEMIQAIVGMWRKVGIEANIEVYEIAQHFELRARHALAPAAFYNWGNAIGDPSTSTGFAMFGPSPHCAWKGKDLVERIGPLWGEKDEAKRIAGYKAVDKYIAEEGEVIPLFQYVQPIIHKKGLKIVPQANGMILPQLITQA; translated from the coding sequence ATGGTGTCCTCCGGGCTTTCTCGTCGTAGCGTCCTCCAACTGGCGGGCGCGGCGGCCCTGCCGCTCTCCACCGGCATGCTCGGCGGCCCGGCGCAAGCCGCGCCGGCGGGGACGCTGACCATCGCCTATAACGTCAACCTGCCGTCATTCGATCCGACCGTCGGATTGTCAGCGGTCAATCCGACCATCCAGTCGATCTATCAGACCATCTTCGATCCCTATATCGGCCAGGCGCCCGATCTATCCTTCAAGCCCGGGCTGCTGACGAAATGGGGCTGGAACGCCGACCGCACCAAGATCACGCTCGATCTGCGCAAGGGCGCGACCTGGCATGACGGTTCGCCCGTGACGCCCGAGGACGTGGTCTGGTCGCTGCAGCGCGCGGCCGATCCGAAAGGCGGCAACCCGATCCAGTTCGTCTGGTCCAAGGTCGGCAACTACAAGATCGACGGCAACACCATCACCGGGGACGTGATCGAATTCGAGCCGACCTTGTTCAAATGGATGGCCTTCCTCACCGGCTATATCCTGCCGAAGGCTTATTTCGAAAAGGTCGGCGCCGAAGGTTTCGAGAAGGCGCCGATCGGATCCGGCCCGTACAAGGTCGATGCCTTCGAGCGCAACGCGTTCCTTAGGCTCAAGGCCCATCCCGGCTATTGGGGGCCCAAGCCCGCCTTCGACACCGTGGTGTTCAAATTCGTCACCGATCCCACCAGCCGCGTCGCCGAGCTCGAATCGGGCGGATCGGACGTCACGTTCGAGATTCCTTACGAGGAGTTCGATCGCCTGAAGGCAAAGCCTGGCCTGGTCGGCGTGACAAAACCGGTGTCCGACATCGCGATGATCTTCATCACCGACATCGATCCGATGCTCGACAGCAATGTCCGCCTCGCCGCCAATCACGCCATCGACAAGAAGGCGATCGTCGAGCGGCTTTTGAAGGGCTACGGCGTTCCGATCTCGACCCTGGAAGCGCCGGGCTACGCCGCCTTCGATCCCTCGATCAAGGTCGCCTACGATCCCGGACTGGCCAAGAGCCTGCTCGCCAAGAGCGGCTTCTCGCCGGAGAAGCCGGTCAAGTTCACCATCCAGACCACGCGCGGCTTCAAGCCGAAGGATTACGAGATGATCCAGGCGATCGTCGGGATGTGGCGCAAGGTCGGCATCGAGGCCAACATCGAGGTCTACGAAATCGCGCAGCATTTCGAGCTGCGCGCGCGCCACGCGCTGGCACCGGCCGCGTTCTACAACTGGGGCAACGCGATCGGCGATCCCTCTACCTCCACCGGCTTTGCGATGTTCGGCCCGTCGCCGCATTGCGCCTGGAAGGGCAAGGACCTCGTCGAGCGCATCGGCCCGCTATGGGGCGAAAAGGACGAAGCCAAGCGGATCGCCGGCTACAAGGCCGTCGACAAATACATCGCCGAGGAAGGTGAGGTGATTCCGTTGTTCCAGTATGTGCAGCCGATCATCCACAAGAAGGGATTGAAGATCGTGCCGCAGGCCAATGGAATGATTCTTCCGCAACTGATTACGCAGGCGTAG